The proteins below are encoded in one region of Pseudonocardia sp. DSM 110487:
- a CDS encoding isoprenylcysteine carboxylmethyltransferase family protein: protein MPMKTAVVGPALLTGVVGASTAALLRQMENEYAQRDTLSRGTAAAMYATYGAYAAALAWGCRRRTWPISLPSGPARLAGTAAALLGAGVALAGARPFGAGKQLSGIEPGSLHSSGIYRYSRNPQYLGLGLVATGLAASGRSAFAGMIAAGVWASYRRWIPSEERHLTRVFGEEYLDYTTEVRRWIGSRSKARRKQTRRPHLSH, encoded by the coding sequence ATGCCGATGAAGACCGCGGTCGTCGGACCGGCCCTGCTGACGGGAGTGGTCGGCGCAAGTACGGCAGCGTTGCTGCGGCAGATGGAGAACGAGTACGCCCAGAGGGACACGCTCTCTCGCGGAACTGCCGCCGCGATGTATGCGACTTACGGCGCGTACGCTGCGGCACTCGCCTGGGGATGCCGTCGCCGCACCTGGCCGATCTCCCTGCCGTCAGGTCCGGCACGACTTGCCGGAACCGCCGCTGCTCTGCTCGGTGCCGGGGTTGCCCTGGCGGGTGCTCGACCGTTCGGAGCCGGAAAGCAGCTCTCCGGCATCGAGCCAGGATCGCTGCATTCGTCAGGCATCTATCGCTACAGTCGCAACCCGCAGTACCTCGGCCTCGGATTGGTTGCCACCGGCCTGGCTGCCTCGGGCCGGTCTGCGTTTGCGGGAATGATCGCTGCAGGTGTGTGGGCATCCTACCGCCGCTGGATTCCGAGCGAGGAGCGACACCTGACTCGGGTCTTCGGAGAGGAATACCTGGACTATACAACCGAGGTTCGCCGTTGGATCGGATCACGATCCAAGGCTCGGCGCAAGCAGACCCGCCGTCCGCACCTCAGTCATTGA
- a CDS encoding right-handed parallel beta-helix repeat-containing protein, translating into MATRTGLGVGAVVTDRNLIENNDSFSNAAQGININESSDNTVRGNRVYDNAESGIGISQTAQGNVVERNQIRGNQQDGVRVVSESVQTAVRDNVIGENERYGFYVDVDGEVDLAGNTIFGSRAGIMLKGSPLDPSGDNQVFDNREGDIVND; encoded by the coding sequence TTGGCTACGCGCACAGGCCTCGGCGTTGGCGCCGTTGTCACGGACCGGAACCTGATCGAGAACAACGACTCGTTCAGCAATGCCGCACAGGGCATCAACATCAACGAGTCCTCCGACAACACCGTCCGCGGCAACCGCGTCTACGACAACGCCGAGTCCGGGATCGGGATCAGCCAGACAGCGCAGGGCAACGTCGTCGAACGCAACCAGATCCGGGGCAACCAGCAGGACGGCGTCCGCGTGGTCAGCGAATCCGTGCAGACGGCCGTGCGCGACAACGTGATCGGCGAGAACGAAAGATACGGCTTCTATGTCGACGTGGACGGCGAAGTCGACCTCGCCGGCAACACGATCTTCGGCAGCCGCGCGGGCATCATGCTGAAGGGCTCGCCGCTCGACCCCTCCGGCGACAACCAGGTCTTCGACAACCGCGAAGGCGACATCGTCAATGACTGA